DNA from Petropleomorpha daqingensis:
ACATCGTGCTGTCGGGTGTCGCGGCCGCCGTGGTCGGCGGGGTGAGCCTCTTCGGCGGCCGGGGCCGGCTGGTCCAGGCCGTGATCGGCGCTCTGCTGATCTCGATGATCACCAACGGGCTGGGGCTGCTCGGCCTGCCGGCCGGCATCACCTTCCTCGTCACCGGCGGCGTCCTCATCCTGGCCGCCACCATCGACGCGCTGTCCCGCCGCCGCTCCGGGGCCTCGTCGCTGGCCCGGACGTAGGCCGCTGCCCCGGTGGGCGGCCACGGCCGCCCACCGGGGCACCTACTGCGCGGTCCAGCCGCCGTCGACGTAGATCTCCGTGCCGGTGACGTAGCTGGAGGCGTCGCTGGCCAGGAACAGGGCTGCGCCCCGGATCTCGTGCAGCTCGCCCCACCGGTTGAGCGCCGTGCGGCCGACCACGGCCTGCGCCCGCTCCGGCTCGGCGAGCAGCGGCTGGTTCATCTCCGTGAGGAACGGCCCCGGGCAGATCGCGTTGCACCGCAACCCCGTGCCCGCCCACTCCAGCGCCGCCGCCCGGGTGAGGCCGAGCACGCCCGCCTTCGCCGAGCAGTACGGCGTGCGCCCGGGGATGCCGACCTGGCTCAGCGCCGAGCCCAGGTTGATCACCGATCCGCGACCGGCGGGGCGCATCACCCGTGCCGCGGCCCGGCAGCACAGCCACGACCCGCGCAGGTTGACGTCGAGCACGGTGTCGAAGTCGTCGAGCGAGACCTCCTCGATCGCGTTGCGCACGTTGATGCCCGCGCAGTTGACCAGGACGTCGACCGCTCCGAACCGCTCGACGACCCGGTCGAACGCCGCCGCCACGCTCTGCTCGTCGGTCACGTCGATGCGCGCGCCCACCGACACGGTGTCCCAGCGCTCGGCGATCGCCTGCGCGCTCTCCCGGCAGGAGTCCTCGTTCCGGCTGGCCAGCACCGTCGTCGCCCCGGCCTCGGCGAGAGCCTGCGCGATCGACAGCCCCAGGCCCGTGGCGCCGCCGGTGACGAGCGCGACCCGCCCGCGCAGGGAGAACAGCTCCGCGATCGTCGGCTCGGCGTGCGCGCTGGTCATCGGGACGTCTCCTCGGGATACGGTCGCCGTGAGCTGGATCACTGCGGATCATGCCAGCCGCGCGACGCGGCATCGGACCAGGTGGGATGGGCGAAGCGATGGAGTTCGGCCTCTGCGCGTGGAGCTTCACCCCGGCGCACTCCGCGGCGGGCAGCGGGCACGACCCGATGACCCTGACGGGGCTGATCGCGCTCGCCGAGGAGCGCGGGCTGCGCTCGGTGGAGCACTCCACGACCGTGCTCGACGGCCTGGACCCCGGGGCACGGGAAGACCTCGTCGAACGGCTGCGCAGCTCCGGCCTCGAGCTCGTGCTCGACTGCCCGTGGAGCGAGGACCCGGCGGAGATCGGCGCCCACGTCGAGCGGGCCCTGCGACTCGCGCGCGAGGTCGGCGCACGGGCGGTCCGGACGACGATCAGCCGCTGCCTCGAGGGCGACCGCAGCCGCTACGGCCGCGAGGGCTGGCAGGACCACCTCGAGGCCCTGATCAAGCCGCTGCGCCGGGCCGCGGACGTGGCCGAGGACCTGCAGATCCCCTTCGGGATCGAGAACCACCAGGACCTCTGCTCGGCGGAGCTGGTGGCGCTGCTGGAGCGGATCGGCAGCTCCCGGGCCGGCGTGGTCATGGACTGCGGCAACGCCCTCGCGGTGGGCGAGCATCCGGCCGCGTTCGCCGAGCGGGTGCTGCCGTTCCTCGTGCACGTGCAGCTCAAGGACTACGTCGTCCACCCGACGCCGTCGGGCTGGCGGTTCGTGCGCTGCGCCCTCGGCGAGGGGGTCGTCGACTGGCCCGACCTCGTGGCGCGGTTCGACGCCGGCCCCCGGGACGTCATCGGCACCGTCGAGCTCGGCGCCACCACCGCCCGGCACGTCCGGCTCCTCGAGCGGGACTGGTGGACGACGTACGACCCGCGGCCGTTCGAGGAGACGCTGGACGCGCTGCGCGTGCTGCACGCCGCCGCGCAGCCACCCGGCGCCGAGTGGCGAACGCCCCACGAGCGCGAGGAGCCGGCCGCCGTCCTCGCCGCCTACGAGCTCGCCCAGTTCGACGCCAGCGTCGACTACCTCCGGAGGACCTTCGCGTGAGCGCCCGCTACTCCGCGGCCATCATCGGCGGCGGCGACATCGGTCACGCGCACGCCGAGGGCTACGCCGCCCACCCGGACGTCGAGCTGCGCGCGATCATCGACCCGGTCGAGGCCGCCCGCCGGCAGTTCCAGCGGGAGTACGGGATCCCCGAGGCCTACGCCTCGGTGGAGGAGTTCCTGGCCACCGGTCGCCCCGACCTGGTCAGCGTCTGCACGTGGCACCCGCTGCACGCACCGCTGACGATCGCCGCGGCCGGGGCGGGGGCCCGCGCGGTGATCTGCGAGAAGCCCATGGCCACGAGCATGGGCGAGGTCGACGCGATGATCGCCGCCTGCGAGGGGTCGGGGACGACGTTGCTGGTCAGCCACCAGCGGCGGTTCACGCCCGGCTGGGAGCGTGCCCGCGAGCTGGTGGCCGCGGGGGTGATCGGCGAGGTCCTGACCGTGGAGGCGCGCGGGGTCCAGGGGCTGCTCAACGTCGGCACCCACCTCATCGACGGCCTGCTGTTCATCTCCGGCGAGCCCGCGGCCCGGTGGGTGCTGGCTGCGGTCGAGCGCGAGACCGAGCGCTTCGAGCGCGACACCCCGATCGAGGACCGCTGCATGCTGCTCGCCGAGCTCGACGGCGGCGCGCAGCTGCTCGTGCAGCAGGACCTGCCCAGCGCCCGCGGCATGGCCAGCCCGGTGGGTGCCGGTATGGCGCTGCGCTTCACCGGCAGCGACGGGATGCTCGAGGCCAGCGAGTTCTTCGTGCGCGTCTTCTCCGCCGACTCGGGCGGCTGGCGCCTCGACCTGTCCCTCGAGCAGGTGGACACGATCGGCGGCCGGGCCAACGGCCGGCAGGTGGAGGAGCTCGTCGCCTGGCTCGAGGGCGGCCCCGAGCACCGCTGCTCGGCGCGGCGGGCCCGGCAGACGACCGAGATCATGATGGCCGCGTACGAGTCGGCCCGCCGGCACCGCGTGGTGCCGCTGCCGCTGCAGGAGACCGGCTACCCGCTCGCCGCCATGATCGCCGAGGGCGGGCTCCCGCCGACCGTCCCCGGTGCCTACGACATCCGCGCCTTCCTGCACCGCGACGGCATCGACGAGGAGCGGTACGCGCAGCTGCGGGCGACCGGCATGGGCCACCACGAGATCATGGCGGCGCTGGCCGGCGTCCCGGGCCGGCGCGGCTAGCGCAGTCCCGCGCCGGGCGCCACGAGCACCTTGCCGGCGATCTCGCCCCGGGTCAGCCGGGGGACGACGGCCGCCACCTCGTCCAGGGACACGTCGTCCGGCTCGAGCAGCTCCTCGACCGGGAGCCGGCCCGAGGCCAGGAGCGCGATCGCCTCGGCGAACTCGGCGCGCGAGTAGTCGACCGAGCCGGTCACCGTGGTCTCGGTGAGGGTGAGCTGCCGGGCGTCGAAGGCCGGCCGCGCGCCCGCGCCGATCCCGACGAGCACCATCGTGCCGCCGCGGGCGAGCGAGCCCACCGCCTGCTCCATCACGTCCACCCGGCCCGAGCACTCCACCACGACGGCGTACGGGCCGTCCGGTACCGCGGTCGCGCCGGGCTCCCACGCCTCCTGCGCGCCGATGCGCAGCGCCCGTTCCCGGCGCACGGCGCTGGGCTCGCTGACCGTGACCCCGGCGCCGAGGTCGGCGAGGACCGCCACCGCCAGCATCCCGATCGACCCGGCCCCCGTGACCAGGGCGCGGTCGCCGGGCCGCGCGCCGCCGCGGCGTACCGCCCGCAGCGCGATGGCGAGGGTCTCGGCGAGGGCGGCGGTCCGCAGGTCGAGGCCGTCGGGCACGCGGAACAGCTGCCCGGCGTCCACCCGCCGGAACGTCGCCCACGACCCGTTGCCGGCCCCGCCGCGCACCGGCTCGACCCGGCACAGGTGCGGCGTGCCGGCCAGGCACGGCGGGCAGGCGCCGCAGCCGAGGCCCGGACCGCCGACCACGCGATCCCCGGGCGTCCAGCCCTCGACGTCCTCCCCCACGGCGACCACCACACCCGAGTACTCGTGGCCGAGCACCACCGGGCCGTGCCCGATCCGGCCGGCCACGTGGTGCAGGTCGGTCCCGCAGATGCCGCAGTGGCTGATCCGCACGAGGGCGTCACCGCGGCCGAGCTCGGGCACCGGCACCCGCTCGACGACCAGCGTGCCGTCGTCGCGGCAGACCAGCGCCGCCATCGCCGACGGCAGGTCAGATGCGGACACTCGTCATCCCGCCGTCGACCCGCAGGATGCTGCCGGTGGTGGATCCGGCCGAGGGTGAGGCCAGCGAGGCGACCGCGAACGCGACCTCGTCGGCGGTGACCAGCCGCCCGATCGGCTGCCGGGCGCGCAACGCCACCGCGGCGGCCTCGGGGTCGTCGGCCGCGGCCAGCAGCCGGCCCACCCAGGGGGTGTCGGCGGTGCCCGGGGCCACCGCGTTGACCCGGATGCCCTCGGCGGCGTGGTCGGCGGCCATCGCGAGGGTGAGGGCCAGGACGGCGCCCTTGCTGGCGCTGTAGAGGGCGCGCTGGCGGACACCGACGAAGGCGACGGCGGAGCACATGTTCACCACGGCCGCGGCCCGGGAGGCGCGCAGGTGCGGCAGCGCCGCGCGGGTGACCCGGGCCATCGCGGTGACGTTGACGTCGAGCACCCGTGCCCACTCGGCGTCGTCGTTCTGCGCGACGTCGCCGACCGCCCCGATCCCGGCGTTGTTGACCACGACGTCCAGGCCGCCCAGCCGCTCGACGGTGGTCGCCACCGCCCGGTCCACCTGCCCGGCGTCGGTGACGTCGCAGTCGAGCGCCAGCGCTCCCTCCGGCACCGTTGTGGTCTCCCGGTCCAGGACGGCGACGCGCGCGCCGCGGTCCAGCAGGTGCCGCGCGGTGGCCGCGCCGATACCGCTCGCGCCGCCGGTGACCAGGGCGACCAGCCCGTCGAAGTCGTTCACCGGGGACCCACGACGGACTGCCGCTGCGCGC
Protein-coding regions in this window:
- a CDS encoding SDR family NAD(P)-dependent oxidoreductase, whose product is MTSAHAEPTIAELFSLRGRVALVTGGATGLGLSIAQALAEAGATTVLASRNEDSCRESAQAIAERWDTVSVGARIDVTDEQSVAAAFDRVVERFGAVDVLVNCAGINVRNAIEEVSLDDFDTVLDVNLRGSWLCCRAAARVMRPAGRGSVINLGSALSQVGIPGRTPYCSAKAGVLGLTRAAALEWAGTGLRCNAICPGPFLTEMNQPLLAEPERAQAVVGRTALNRWGELHEIRGAALFLASDASSYVTGTEIYVDGGWTAQ
- a CDS encoding sugar phosphate isomerase/epimerase family protein encodes the protein MGEAMEFGLCAWSFTPAHSAAGSGHDPMTLTGLIALAEERGLRSVEHSTTVLDGLDPGAREDLVERLRSSGLELVLDCPWSEDPAEIGAHVERALRLAREVGARAVRTTISRCLEGDRSRYGREGWQDHLEALIKPLRRAADVAEDLQIPFGIENHQDLCSAELVALLERIGSSRAGVVMDCGNALAVGEHPAAFAERVLPFLVHVQLKDYVVHPTPSGWRFVRCALGEGVVDWPDLVARFDAGPRDVIGTVELGATTARHVRLLERDWWTTYDPRPFEETLDALRVLHAAAQPPGAEWRTPHEREEPAAVLAAYELAQFDASVDYLRRTFA
- a CDS encoding Gfo/Idh/MocA family protein, which gives rise to MSARYSAAIIGGGDIGHAHAEGYAAHPDVELRAIIDPVEAARRQFQREYGIPEAYASVEEFLATGRPDLVSVCTWHPLHAPLTIAAAGAGARAVICEKPMATSMGEVDAMIAACEGSGTTLLVSHQRRFTPGWERARELVAAGVIGEVLTVEARGVQGLLNVGTHLIDGLLFISGEPAARWVLAAVERETERFERDTPIEDRCMLLAELDGGAQLLVQQDLPSARGMASPVGAGMALRFTGSDGMLEASEFFVRVFSADSGGWRLDLSLEQVDTIGGRANGRQVEELVAWLEGGPEHRCSARRARQTTEIMMAAYESARRHRVVPLPLQETGYPLAAMIAEGGLPPTVPGAYDIRAFLHRDGIDEERYAQLRATGMGHHEIMAALAGVPGRRG
- a CDS encoding zinc-dependent alcohol dehydrogenase, encoding MSASDLPSAMAALVCRDDGTLVVERVPVPELGRGDALVRISHCGICGTDLHHVAGRIGHGPVVLGHEYSGVVVAVGEDVEGWTPGDRVVGGPGLGCGACPPCLAGTPHLCRVEPVRGGAGNGSWATFRRVDAGQLFRVPDGLDLRTAALAETLAIALRAVRRGGARPGDRALVTGAGSIGMLAVAVLADLGAGVTVSEPSAVRRERALRIGAQEAWEPGATAVPDGPYAVVVECSGRVDVMEQAVGSLARGGTMVLVGIGAGARPAFDARQLTLTETTVTGSVDYSRAEFAEAIALLASGRLPVEELLEPDDVSLDEVAAVVPRLTRGEIAGKVLVAPGAGLR
- a CDS encoding SDR family NAD(P)-dependent oxidoreductase, with translation MNDFDGLVALVTGGASGIGAATARHLLDRGARVAVLDRETTTVPEGALALDCDVTDAGQVDRAVATTVERLGGLDVVVNNAGIGAVGDVAQNDDAEWARVLDVNVTAMARVTRAALPHLRASRAAAVVNMCSAVAFVGVRQRALYSASKGAVLALTLAMAADHAAEGIRVNAVAPGTADTPWVGRLLAAADDPEAAAVALRARQPIGRLVTADEVAFAVASLASPSAGSTTGSILRVDGGMTSVRI